The genome window TCGTAAACTGAAGTTTGTTTATAAGTTACGTGACGAACTAGAGCGTATTGAAGACAGTTTATTTGACGATTAATTACTTGCTGCAAAGCGAGCAACACGAGTTTAAAGAGCATTATGGCATTATTGCAAATTGCTGAGCCGGGGCAGAGCGCGGCACCACACGAACATAAACTAGCGATTGGTATTGACCTTGGTACAACTAATTCATTGGTTGCAACAGTGCAAAGTGGCGAAGCCCGCACGTTAACTGATGATCTTGGCGCGGCTATGTTACCGTCGGTTGTTCGTTATCAAGCAGGCGGTATTACTGTTGGCGCAGAAGCTGCAAAAGCAGCAACGCAAGACCCTGCCAACACGCTTATTTCGGTTAAGCGTTTTTTAGGTAAAACTCAGGCTGAAATAGAGCAAAGTTATGGCCAGCTACCGTATGAATTTTGTGAGCACAATGGTGCACTAGCAATAGAAACTGTGGCAGGTAAAATCAGTCCAATTAAAGCATCAAGCCATATTTTAGCTGCATTAAAAGCACGAGCTGAGCAAAGTTTTGGTAATCAAGAGATTTTAGGTGCTGTGATCACAGTGCCAGCGTACTTTGATGACGCACAGCGCCAAAGTACTAAAGATGCCGCAGAACTTGCTGGCATTAACGTACTACGTTTATTAAATGAGCCAACAGCAGCAGCGGTTGCTTATGGTTTAGACTCTGGCCAAGAAGGTATTATTGCTGTTTACGATTTAGGCGGTGGTACATTTGATATATCAGTACTTAGATTACACCAAGGTGTGTTTGAAGTAATGGCAACTGGCGGCGATTCAAGCCTCGGTGGTGATGACTTTGACTCACTACTTGTTGATTACTTTAAGCAGCAAACTGGTGTGTCAGCGTTGTCACCTTCAGTTTTACGTTTATTCATCAATAAAGCAAAAGCCTGTAAAGAAGCGCTAAGCCAATACGCAAAAGTGAATGTGGGCCTTGAGTTTGACGATCAAAAATACGCCGTTGAAGTAACGCGCGAAACGTTTGACGAAATGGCTATGCCTCTCGTTAAAAAAACACTGCGTTCGTGTCGCCGTGCTGTAAAAGATGCTGGCATAGAAAACGACGAAGTACTGCAAGTTATTATGGTAGGCGGTTCAACCCGTATGCCACTGGTACGTAGCCAGGTACACAGCTTTTTTGATAAAGAACCACTAACTTCAATCGACCCTGATCGTGTTGTAGCCCTAGGTGCTGCGCTTCAAGCCGACGTGTTAATTGGCAATAAGCCAGATTCTGACATGTTATTGCTTGATGTATTACCGTTATCGCTAGGTCTTGAAACTATGGGTGGTTTGGTTGAAAAAATCATTCCGCGTAATACGACAATTCCGGTAGCACGCGCGCAAGAATTTACGACGTTTAAAGACGGCCAAACAGCTATGTCATTACATGTGCTGCAAGGCGAGCGTGAGCTTGTTGATGATTGTCGTTCGCTTGCTAAGTTTAGCTTAAAAGGTATTCCACCAATGGCGGCAGGCGCTGCGCATATTCGTGTAACCTTTAAAGTTGATGCTGATGGCCTATTAAGTGTTTCAGCTATGGAAAAATCAACAGGCGTACAAGCTGAAATTCAAGTTAAGCCTTCGTTTGGTTTATCTGACGACCAAGTAGCTAACATGCTAAAAGAGTCAATGAGCAACGCTAAAGGCGACATGCAAGCACGTATGCTTAAAGAGCAACAAGTAGAAGCATTACGCGTAATAGAAGCGCTTAATGCATCACTTGCAGCCGATGCTGCATTACTTGACGATATGCAACTTGCTAACTTACGCGCTGAAATTGCAGAACTGGTAAAAGTGCGCGAAAATGCACAAGAGCCTGGCGAAATTAAAGCAGCTATCGAAAAAGTCGATAATGCGAGTAGCGACTTTGCATCGCGTAGAATGGATGCATCAATTAAAAAGGCCCTTACAGGGCAGTCAGTAGACAACATTTAAGAGAGATTAGAATGCCACAAATTGTTTTTCTTCCACATCCTGAATTATGTCCTGACGGCGCTGCAATTGAAGCTCCTACAGGCCAAACGGTACTCGACGCTGCACTTAAAAATGGCATTAGCATTGCACATGCCTGCGAAAAGTCGTGTGCATGTACTACGTGTCATTTAGTGATTCGTGAAGGATTTGATTCACTACAAGAGAGTGATGAGCTAGAAGATGACATGCTAGATAAAGCATGGGGCTTAGAGCCTGAGTCACGCCTTGGTTGCCAAGCAATTATAAGAGATGAAGACTTAGTGGTTGAAATACCTAAGTACAATCTCAATATCGTTAATGAAGAGCACTAGTTTTTAACGATGTATATATTAAAAGCCGCTGTTTGATACAGCGGCTTTTTTGTTTCAAAAAAGCATTTATAAACACGTAGCAGCGACTTTATGTCGCGTTTTTAAATCTCAAACGTTTTAAGTTAAATTTTTCTAATCTCAAACTTGAACATCAAAATGATCACGTATTTTTCAGATTATATAAACGCGGGGTAAACCCGCTGCTAAGAGTTCAACCCAATCCCTAAAATCTATTTCGGAGGTTTATTTTGAGTAATCTTATTTTCTCAGACTCATTTATTAACGGCGAATTTTATAAAACTGATACGCACTTTAGCGTTAACGATCCCGCGACCGAAAAAAGTATTATTGATGTAAGCGATATTGACGAGCAGGGTGTAAATAGCGCAATAGCTGCAGCTCAAGGGGCTTTTGTTAAATTAAAAGCGACGAATGCCACCGAGCGAAGCGAAACGTTGATGCGCTGGTATGAGCTAGTTATAAAACACAAGCAAACACTTGCAGAGCTTATGACCAAAGAGCAAGGCAAACCGCTCAAAGAATCCCTTGGCGAAATTAATTACGGTGCAGGTTTTATCAAATGGTTTGCAGAAGAAGCCAAACGTAGTTACGGAGATGTAATTCCGCCAACAGATGACTCGCATCGTTTAACCAGCTTTAAGCAGCCTGTAGGTGTTGTAGCTGGTATTACGCCGTGGAACTTCCCTGTTGCTATGGTTACTCGTAAAGTAGCTCCAGCTTACGCTGCGGGCTGTAGCTTTATACTTAAACCTTCTGAACATACGCCATTATGCGCTATCGCACTTGCTTATCTGGCCGATCAAGCTGGTTTTGTTAAAGGTGCATTTAATGTACTGGTTTCACAAGATGCCAAAACAGTAGGTAAAATGCTGACTGACTCAGAAGTCGTGCGTAAGTTTACATTTACCGGCTCTACCGGTGTAGGTAAGCAGTTGCTATCTCAATGTGCAGACACAATTAAACGCACCTCGATGGAGCTTGGCGGCAATGCGCCTTTTATCATTTTTGATAATGCAGATTTAGATGAAGCTGTAGAAGGGCTAATGGCGGCTAAATTTAGAAATAGTGGGCAGGCATGTGTTGCTGCAAACCGTATCTTTATACAGCGTAATATTCTCGACAAAGTACTGTCAAAAATCACGCCTAAGGTTGCAGCGCTAAAAGTGGCAAATGGTTTTGAAGACGATGTTGATATTGGCCCACTCATTTACCCTAAAGCCAAAGATAAAGTACAACAGTTAGTACAAGACGCACTCGATAAAGGTGCTACGTTGATTGGCGATAATAGTGACTTAGGTGGCAGCTTTCAAAACCCATTAATAGTAAACAACGTAACTACTGACATGGATATTTACCACGAAGAAGTATTTGGTCCAGTATTAACGGTTATTCCTTTTGATGAAGAAAGTGAAGTGCTTGCACTTGCTAACGATGTACCATTTGGTCTGGCAGCCTATTTTTACAGCCAAAATATTAAGCAAATTTACCGAGTTAGTGAAGGGCTTGAATTTGGTATGGTCGGCGTTAATGAAGGTGTTATATCAAACCCAGTAGCGCCATTTGGTGGTGTTAAGCAATCTGGTTTAGGCCGAGAAGGCGGTCATCAAGGGCTGGATGAGTACCTAGAAGAAAAGTACGTGTGTATTAAAATATAACGCCCGTTAAGTTTATGAGCGCGAATTTACTTCGCGCTTTTTTATGACGTTAATATGGCAGATATATGAACTTTATCTTTTACTGTTGCTACACAGAGCACTAAATGCTACCTTTGGAGCCATATTTTTTGTTAATAAAACAACATAAAAAAACAAATAAAAAGTAAAAGGATTTCTATAAGTAGAAATAACCCCGTGTGTAAATGCCACCGTATGGTGGCATTTTTTTGTTTGAATAGTTATAGACTGTAATAAGCGCATTTTGAATAAAGGCATGGCTTATAGGTGCTAACTTATAGGTGTGTAACCGGGTAAGTTATCAAAATCTACCTCATCTAGCTGCTCTGGGTTAGCATATTCATTGATATAATTTTTATAGACTTGCGACTCAATAAAAATAGCAAAAATGTCAGCATCAAGATGGTTTTTAGCAACCATTGACCCTAAAATAAATAAACACTCACTGACCGGTTTTGCTTTTTTGTAGGGCCTGTCTACTGCAGATAGCGCTTCAAAAATATCCGTAATAGCCATTAACCTTGCAGGCACCGACATTTGCTCTTTGGTTAAACCTCTTGGGTAACCAGTACCGTCAAGTTTTTCATGATGACCTAAAGCATATTCAGTCACATTGCTTAAGTGTTTAGGGAACGGCAGGGCATCTAAAATATTTTTAGTTACATCCATATGACGTTTCATTACTTCACGTTCGGCTTCGGTTAACGTGCCTCTTCGTATTGTTAAGTTTTCAACTTCATCAGCTGAGAGCAATGGTGTATTAATATCATTTATAACGAGTTGGTATTTGTTTGCAATGCGTTCAATGTGCTCAAGTTCTGCATCACCTAAAAACTCGCCCCCTACATTCACACGCTGTAATAATGCACGGTCTAATGCCAACTGTTTAAGCTCGGTATCAAGTAGGCGTTCAAATTGTTGAACTTCGATAGGTTTTTGCAGCTTCATCGCATAGATGATTTTTTGCTGATACGCTATTTTTAAATCTCGGCTAATTATTTCAAATTTAGCATCTACATATTTTATTCGATCAA of Pseudoalteromonas arctica A 37-1-2 contains these proteins:
- the hscA gene encoding Fe-S protein assembly chaperone HscA translates to MALLQIAEPGQSAAPHEHKLAIGIDLGTTNSLVATVQSGEARTLTDDLGAAMLPSVVRYQAGGITVGAEAAKAATQDPANTLISVKRFLGKTQAEIEQSYGQLPYEFCEHNGALAIETVAGKISPIKASSHILAALKARAEQSFGNQEILGAVITVPAYFDDAQRQSTKDAAELAGINVLRLLNEPTAAAVAYGLDSGQEGIIAVYDLGGGTFDISVLRLHQGVFEVMATGGDSSLGGDDFDSLLVDYFKQQTGVSALSPSVLRLFINKAKACKEALSQYAKVNVGLEFDDQKYAVEVTRETFDEMAMPLVKKTLRSCRRAVKDAGIENDEVLQVIMVGGSTRMPLVRSQVHSFFDKEPLTSIDPDRVVALGAALQADVLIGNKPDSDMLLLDVLPLSLGLETMGGLVEKIIPRNTTIPVARAQEFTTFKDGQTAMSLHVLQGERELVDDCRSLAKFSLKGIPPMAAGAAHIRVTFKVDADGLLSVSAMEKSTGVQAEIQVKPSFGLSDDQVANMLKESMSNAKGDMQARMLKEQQVEALRVIEALNASLAADAALLDDMQLANLRAEIAELVKVRENAQEPGEIKAAIEKVDNASSDFASRRMDASIKKALTGQSVDNI
- the fdx gene encoding ISC system 2Fe-2S type ferredoxin, which translates into the protein MPQIVFLPHPELCPDGAAIEAPTGQTVLDAALKNGISIAHACEKSCACTTCHLVIREGFDSLQESDELEDDMLDKAWGLEPESRLGCQAIIRDEDLVVEIPKYNLNIVNEEH
- a CDS encoding NAD-dependent succinate-semialdehyde dehydrogenase, yielding MSNLIFSDSFINGEFYKTDTHFSVNDPATEKSIIDVSDIDEQGVNSAIAAAQGAFVKLKATNATERSETLMRWYELVIKHKQTLAELMTKEQGKPLKESLGEINYGAGFIKWFAEEAKRSYGDVIPPTDDSHRLTSFKQPVGVVAGITPWNFPVAMVTRKVAPAYAAGCSFILKPSEHTPLCAIALAYLADQAGFVKGAFNVLVSQDAKTVGKMLTDSEVVRKFTFTGSTGVGKQLLSQCADTIKRTSMELGGNAPFIIFDNADLDEAVEGLMAAKFRNSGQACVAANRIFIQRNILDKVLSKITPKVAALKVANGFEDDVDIGPLIYPKAKDKVQQLVQDALDKGATLIGDNSDLGGSFQNPLIVNNVTTDMDIYHEEVFGPVLTVIPFDEESEVLALANDVPFGLAAYFYSQNIKQIYRVSEGLEFGMVGVNEGVISNPVAPFGGVKQSGLGREGGHQGLDEYLEEKYVCIKI